A region of the Synechococcus sp. PCC 7502 genome:
TACTGCCGTTTGCAGGACTGCGGTTTCATTAGCACCTCTTTTTAACCCTTGTTCTAGTTGCAGTAAAACTGAAAGTGCCTTGATTAAATTCTGACTTTTTAAGTGCTGCACTTCTTGTTTAAAGTAATAAACTCGTTTAGGGTTACTAATTTCCGCCGCAGTAGCGATCGCCTTATCATCCCTTTCCCCTGCATCTTGCAAAACTTTTACCCATAACCAAGTCCGAAATTGGGTAGTTAAGGTGGCAGCAATTCTTAACCCTGCTTCATTGTTATTTAGTAACTCTGTTAGTAATGTCAGGGATTGACTAACTTGTCCCAAGCGAATAGCAGTTGCTAATTGAAAACTATTATGGGCAGTTTGATTAACTAATTGGGCGATCGCCTTTGCATTTAATGGTTTGCTCGCATCTGGTTTACTCGAATCATTTAGTAACTTTAGTTTTTGTAACTCCATGACTAAACGCCGTGAGTCCGCCCCGACTGCTTCGACTAAAAAATCTATGCCATCCTTAGTCAGGTTAACTCCTTCGGAAGTTGCTATATCTTTAACTAATTGAGCGATCGCCTCGGTGTTCCAACCGGGAATAAGCGAAAACTCTTGAACCTTGGCATATTTCTGTAATAGCTTAGTGGATTTAATCCTACCGTCGGGTTTAGTTGAGCTAGTAAAAACTAAATGGGATTGTTCGGGCAAATAATTAAGAGTTCTTTCTAATTCAGCCAAAAGACTATCCGAGCATTTCTGGGCAATAGTTGTATCTGCTAACCAAGTCAGGCGATCGCCATTACCAAAGGGAGCAGTACAGGCGTGATTAAAAGCCGCAATCATATCTAAATCACTACCCGCATTGACTTTAAGCTCGTTAAAATCTGCCCATAACGGGTCTATTAATTCTAATTTCAGTTTCTTGACAGTTTGGGTAATTTTATACTCATCATCTCCCCAAAAAAAATACATTGTCATTGTATGATTAAAGGCATAATTTGGTGTGTGGATAGTAATAATGGTAACTAGAGGTCAAACTGGTAGGTTTTTACCTAGAAGCAAGTCAAGAATAACGGCAATTCCTTGGAAACGGGCATTTGATATTGGGTTTTCGCTCAGTGTTTTAGTTTTATTATTTCCCCTCTATCTGGCGATCGCTGCCCTGATCTATTTTACTTCTTCAGGTTCAATATTTTACAGGCAACAACGAGTGGGGAAAGATGGGCGTATATTTTCCTGCATCAAGTTCAGAACTATGATGATTGGTGCCGATCAGATATTGCAGGATTTACTAGAGCAGTGTCCTCACCAAAAAGCTGAATTTGAAAGTAGTTTCAAGCTGAAGAACGATCCTCGCATTACCCCCATTGGTAAATGGTTAAGACTTACCAGCCTAGATGAATTACCACAGTTTTGGCATGTACTCACTGGGGAAATGAGTGTGGTTGGACCCCGTCCTTTGGTAGTGGAAGAGCTATCCAGATACGGTAATGCCATAGATCAAGTACTTTCAGTTCGACCCGGAATTACTGGACTATGGCAGGTATCAGGGCGTAACGACTTACCCTATCCACGCCGAGTACAACTAGACCTTTACTACGCTCGCCATCATAACTTCGGCTTAGACCTATGGATTGTGTTAAAAACTGTTGCTATAGTTATCTTTCCTAAGGGCAACGGAGCATATTAAAGTGTAGTTTTAGACTGGGAAGGGATTAGATAATAAGTCTTGATACAATGCAACGTAATTATCCACCATTTTTTCCAAGGAAAATAGCTGATTGATAAGTTTATAACCTGCGATCGCCACTATATTCCGTTTTTGAGTATCGATAAAGTTATCTAATTCCTCAAAGTTATTTTTTTCAGAAGTAACAAAATAAACTCCTTGGGGAAACTTAAGTTCTTCTGCCAAAGTTGAGGTAATCACACAGGGTAAACACCAAGCCATTGCTTCCAATAGGGCAAATGGTAGTCCTTCAAAGGCGGCGGGATGAAAAAATCCGTCTGCAGCAGCTAGATATGGGGTTACGTCATTTTGCCAACCTAAACGCTGAATGTAATTTTGAGCATTATTTTCTATAACCCATTGATCCCATTCAGGGGTTAAACGTCCATCACCCACCCATAAAAATTGAGCAGATGGCAGATTAAGCTTGAGATGGGCTGCCCACTTTAGAAATAGGAGGGGCTGTTTTTGTGATTCCATTCTTGCCACCGCTACTATTAATAACTTATGGGGATTTAATTTAAGTTGTAAACGAGCTGCTTGACGTTGAGTTAATCGCTCTTTTTCCGTAGGAACATTAACTCCGTTATTAATAGCTAATATTTTTCTTAAATTTTTTCTTGGATTTTTAGTGGTGGGGGAAAGGAAAAATGCTAATTCCTTACTCCGATTTTCCGAAATCGCTAATAGTGTACCTCTATATTTTATCAATGCTTGTTTAGCTATTACATCTCGCCAATTTCCTAAAACAGCCCCTAAACTTGCCTGAGTCTGAGTTATATGAACTGTAGTTACAGAAGGAATAGATAAATAATTACTCCATGCTAATAAATCTAATCCATCTTCCAAATTCTGCTTATTAATATGAAGAATATCAGGCTTAAATAACTGCCATTGAGAGATGATTTCTTGATTTATTTTGGGGAATATATGGGTAAAAGATCGAAATTTACGCTTGTAGGTATTAGTGTAAGGCGATCGCAAGACTTTTCCAAATTTACTAAAAGAGATTGCTAACTCATCCATTTCAGTATCTTGTGAACACCATAGCCCCACTGTATGTCCCCGATTGGCTAGTTCCTGCCCTAAGTATATTAAATATAGTTCACCACCTCCCCTTGATCCAGAGCTACTACTAACAAATAGAATTTTCATGTAATTTGTAATGAGAAAATTTGACGCACTAGAATTTAGGCAAAAATAAAACCAGATTAGGAGGTATGGTAATTCATGATTAGATTATTTGATGTAACACATTTACCCAATTTTGACTACCTGCTTTAGTTGACCAAATAATAGATTTTCTCAGAGATTCATCACTAGCTATCCTAATACCCTCGGGGTTTTGCAGATAATTGGCTAAAATTGTGGTCAAGGTGGCAACATCCCCATTAGGAAAAGTATATCCATTTATGCCTTGCTCGATTAAGTCATTGGCTGCGCCTACAGCATCAGAGCAAATTACAGGTAGACCCGCACCAATTGCTTGATTTATCACTACCCCCCAACCATCGTGACGACTGGGAAGAACAAATATATCGGCTTGACGAAAAAAATGGGGCAAATCTTCTGGAGCTTGAAAGCCTGCATATTCAATATAATGCTGGTTTTTTTCTGAAACCTTGGTGAGCATTTGAGGTAAGTCTGCTTCACGCCCTACTAATAATAGTCGAGATGTTAAACCCATTGATATAAGCTGCTCAAAGGCTTGGAGTAATAGATCAAGTCCTTTACGGGCAATCATTTGTCCACAGAATAAAATGGTGGGTGGGGTACGAGGTCGTTGGGGAATTTCTTGACTAAAAGCTTCTAAGTCACAATAGTAGGGAATATTAAAGATAGGTTTATTGGGAAATCGTTGTTGATAATCTTGGACGGCGTGAGAACCAATGGCAGCGATCGCTTGACAATTATTTAAGGCACTAGCCAAAGTCTTTTGCAGGCTTCCTTTTATCCCAGAGGCAGAACCAATCATCTGTTCGCCCCAAAATATACAGGGTATGCGTTTAGCTTGGAATCGTAGTAGTAGTTGAGATGTTAAACTCATATAGCCATTGAGGACAATAACATCTGATTTAGCTATATTTGGCAAATGCCAGTTGAAATGAAATCGTGATAGCCCCCAAGCCAAATGAAAACCAGGAAGGATGTTCTCGTAACTTTGTAGTGGTTTTTCGGGCCAAGGAGAGTCTGAACAAGCGGGTTCTAGGTAGAATACTTTTAAATCTACTTCGGGATGTTGTGATAAAGCGAAGAATATATCTCTTTGATACGGGGATGGCACTATAGCGTAAAAAGTAACCTTAATTTTTGGCTGATTTTTGATACCCATTTAAAGCACTCTAAAATAATCTTGTTCAATTGTATGAATTTACCATCGATTCTAAAAGTGATGACAGGTCAGATGGTTTGTAATTTGGCACATCTTGAACTAGAGTCCTTGGCACTAATTTATTTGAAAATTCATTTAAACATTGAGGAGATTGCAAAATTGATTTTAGTTGATCGGCGATCGCTTCAGCACTAACTTCATTCAAAAGCCAACCGTTAACCCCATCTAAAACTACATCTCCACAATAACGAGAAGCAACAATAGGCAGTTTCCATGCTTGTGCCTCTAGTTGGGTTAACCCAAAGCCGTCCGAAAGTGTTGGAAACAAAAATATATCTGCTAATTGATAGTATTGGGCTGTTTCACTTCTATTAATATGTCCTACCCAACGAATTTGGAGATGAGTTTTAAAGTATGGAGGAATTTCAATTTGCTGAGACCCGATGATCCAAAACTCTATAGGTAAACCTGTAAGTAACTTGATCGAACTTAATACCGACGCAATGCCTTTACGTAAAATTACTTGTCCTAAAAATAAAACCCTTAACGGTCGTTCTTGAGTAAAACTTTCAGGGTAAGTGCGACTAAAATTGTTAACTTCTTCTGGTGGCGTATATATTAATGGCACGATCTGAATTTTCTGAGACTCTATGCCTGCTTTTTCTAAAAGTTGACGTGACCAATGTGAATTAACAATAATGACATTAGCTAAACTACATTCTTCTTGCCAATCTTGCCAATACTTTGCAGGGGCGGGTTGCCAATTACCACGATATTGAGGATGGCTTTCATACTCTTGGGTCACAATTCTTTCTTCTTCAATTCCTGGATCGATTTGCCCTAGAACTGTAGTCCATCCCTGTTGTCTCGCAAACTTAAATAGCTCTAAAGCAGCGTAGCTATAGGAAAATAAAATTGGAGGGGTGGTAAATTGTTTTGCCAGTTGAGTAAGTTTTTTAATAGCTTCTTTTTGAAACCAATGATTACGGGCAATAGTTTGCTCCCACCCAATACACTTTCGGAGTTTTTGGGCGATCTCAAAGCTAATAAGTGAGTTGTTAAAAGCATAAACTGGTACCTGTGCTAGGTCTTTATGAAAACGCTCCTTAAGTCCCGATGGAGCCAAGATGTTAAGAGGTGAGCTAGGAGTAACCCAAGCATCTGTGATTAAACATGCTAATTTTCCGTCTTGTTGCAATGCTCTGGGGATTGAGTAATGTTCCCTTGCTCCAATTTGACAGCAAATCCAAGTTTTAG
Encoded here:
- a CDS encoding glycosyltransferase family 4 protein, producing MKILFVSSSSGSRGGGELYLIYLGQELANRGHTVGLWCSQDTEMDELAISFSKFGKVLRSPYTNTYKRKFRSFTHIFPKINQEIISQWQLFKPDILHINKQNLEDGLDLLAWSNYLSIPSVTTVHITQTQASLGAVLGNWRDVIAKQALIKYRGTLLAISENRSKELAFFLSPTTKNPRKNLRKILAINNGVNVPTEKERLTQRQAARLQLKLNPHKLLIVAVARMESQKQPLLFLKWAAHLKLNLPSAQFLWVGDGRLTPEWDQWVIENNAQNYIQRLGWQNDVTPYLAAADGFFHPAAFEGLPFALLEAMAWCLPCVITSTLAEELKFPQGVYFVTSEKNNFEELDNFIDTQKRNIVAIAGYKLINQLFSLEKMVDNYVALYQDLLSNPFPV
- a CDS encoding glycosyltransferase family 4 protein; its protein translation is MSLTSQLLLRFQAKRIPCIFWGEQMIGSASGIKGSLQKTLASALNNCQAIAAIGSHAVQDYQQRFPNKPIFNIPYYCDLEAFSQEIPQRPRTPPTILFCGQMIARKGLDLLLQAFEQLISMGLTSRLLLVGREADLPQMLTKVSEKNQHYIEYAGFQAPEDLPHFFRQADIFVLPSRHDGWGVVINQAIGAGLPVICSDAVGAANDLIEQGINGYTFPNGDVATLTTILANYLQNPEGIRIASDESLRKSIIWSTKAGSQNWVNVLHQII
- a CDS encoding glycosyltransferase family 4 protein — protein: MIRGSKTWICCQIGAREHYSIPRALQQDGKLACLITDAWVTPSSPLNILAPSGLKERFHKDLAQVPVYAFNNSLISFEIAQKLRKCIGWEQTIARNHWFQKEAIKKLTQLAKQFTTPPILFSYSYAALELFKFARQQGWTTVLGQIDPGIEEERIVTQEYESHPQYRGNWQPAPAKYWQDWQEECSLANVIIVNSHWSRQLLEKAGIESQKIQIVPLIYTPPEEVNNFSRTYPESFTQERPLRVLFLGQVILRKGIASVLSSIKLLTGLPIEFWIIGSQQIEIPPYFKTHLQIRWVGHINRSETAQYYQLADIFLFPTLSDGFGLTQLEAQAWKLPIVASRYCGDVVLDGVNGWLLNEVSAEAIADQLKSILQSPQCLNEFSNKLVPRTLVQDVPNYKPSDLSSLLESMVNSYN
- the holA gene encoding DNA polymerase III subunit delta, which encodes MTMYFFWGDDEYKITQTVKKLKLELIDPLWADFNELKVNAGSDLDMIAAFNHACTAPFGNGDRLTWLADTTIAQKCSDSLLAELERTLNYLPEQSHLVFTSSTKPDGRIKSTKLLQKYAKVQEFSLIPGWNTEAIAQLVKDIATSEGVNLTKDGIDFLVEAVGADSRRLVMELQKLKLLNDSSKPDASKPLNAKAIAQLVNQTAHNSFQLATAIRLGQVSQSLTLLTELLNNNEAGLRIAATLTTQFRTWLWVKVLQDAGERDDKAIATAAEISNPKRVYYFKQEVQHLKSQNLIKALSVLLQLEQGLKRGANETAVLQTAVIELCTLTKT
- a CDS encoding sugar transferase, with the translated sequence MVTRGQTGRFLPRSKSRITAIPWKRAFDIGFSLSVLVLLFPLYLAIAALIYFTSSGSIFYRQQRVGKDGRIFSCIKFRTMMIGADQILQDLLEQCPHQKAEFESSFKLKNDPRITPIGKWLRLTSLDELPQFWHVLTGEMSVVGPRPLVVEELSRYGNAIDQVLSVRPGITGLWQVSGRNDLPYPRRVQLDLYYARHHNFGLDLWIVLKTVAIVIFPKGNGAY